One window of the Procambarus clarkii isolate CNS0578487 chromosome 27, FALCON_Pclarkii_2.0, whole genome shotgun sequence genome contains the following:
- the LOC123762591 gene encoding uncharacterized protein, which translates to MTVTVGDISMMSTSVCVPIKDSVSPKVLKRKYLLKVVVPALATRVFSPRPASASLSVPVKKMKANNSEITSWKCQHEMTLPILTVNGEVVNLDNEDEPPSPSGLGLVGQASSHLLAPQQFTPVSETETLPLPVSPSMTHKKKVSSPRFFRKKSAKPLDAPSVPLLTQGGTHTGPEDSSGCSYYQDWSQEARPSDPPSQLAMAGHDHQAPAPQSSEEDSARPEGLKKKKKSFRNIFPLIAHKSGNDKYPEPEPTDQSPSAFEQELADQENQSPNDPEFVRRASQRWQRKTGAVNCQYLQMFSPFGCRDHVLPVQYTKFQWPTSPSQQSAFQRRVSPVHYVESLFPASPTLPVQGTSPASSPFSRSSRLYSSMIERSAELQESPFQRSSHSYSSVMMPSKCQRKTSCPEPSKTEHSSDKTSVKTKKPSIHMPFVRRSLTHVRKLSKTRQLKVPPKLSLDDSVAAEVRRVAMREELQVARQALLNRLSVRIRGTLQVPQRKTSQSSLTVTPTVTSSASYQSYLCSLSGLSRDSSFSSFSSMSPSASPSHSSTSLSSPQSSTSLSSPQSSTSLSSPSSSSLSSPQSSTSLSSSASHGHLTLQDIFIAEPKIAEKYAIMFPTEPRPEWHRHLRHVIHKAGQKIFKKPEQHDTTIPDNLRYQLKYIYVY; encoded by the coding sequence ATGACAGTGACTGTGGGCGATATATCTATGATGTCAACTTCTGTGTGTGTTCCGATCAAGGACTCTGTGAGCCCTAAAGTGTTAAAGAGGAAATACCTGCTGAAGGTTGTGGTTCCAGCCCTGGCGACGAGGGTCTTCTCACCGCGGCCGGCCTCGGCTAGTCTCAGTGTACCCGTGAAGAAAATGAAGGCGAACAATTCGGAGATAACGAGTTGGAAATGCCAACATGAAATGACATTGCCGATATTGACGGTTAATGGAGAAGTTGTCAATTTGGATAACGAGGATGAACCGCCCTCGCCTTCTGGATTGGGATTGGTAGGTCAGGCGTCCAGTCATCTCCTGGCACCTCAGCAGTTCACTCCAGTTTCTGAAACCGAGACGCTGCCCCTGCCCGTCTCCCCGAGCATGACTCATAAAAAGAAAGTGTCTAGCCCTAGATTTTTCAGGAAGAAAAGTGCCAAACCGCTTGATGCTCCGTCAGTCCCGCTCCTGACACAGGGCGGAACCCACACCGGCCCTGAGGACTCGTCGGGATGTTCCTATTACCAAGACTGGAGCCAAGAGGCGCGTCCCTCTGACCCGCCTTCACAACTCGCCATGGCAGGGCATGACCACCAGGCGCCAGCTCCTCAGTCCAGCGAGGAAGACAGTGCACGTCCCGAAGGtttaaaaaagaaaaagaaaagttTTCGTAATATTTTCCCGTTAATAGCACACAAGAGCGGGAATGACAAGTACCCCGAGCCAGAGCCAACTGATCAATCCCCTTCAGCCTTTGAACAAGAATTGGCGGATCAGGAGAACCAGTCGCCCAACGACCCGGAGTTCGTCCGTCGGGCGTCGCAGCGCTGGCAGCGGAAGACAGGCGCCGTTAACTGTCAGTATCTCCAGATGTTCAGCCCCTTCGGGTGTCGAGACCACGTGTTGCCCGTCCAGTACACCAAGTTCCAGTGGCCCACCAGCCCCAGCCAGCAGTCGGCGTTCCAGCGGCGTGTGTCTCCCGTCCACTATGTAGAGTCCCTTTTCCCAGCGTCCCCTACCCTGCCTGTGCAGGGGACGTCTCCAGCAAGCTCTCCCTTCTCGAGGTCGAGCAGGCTATATTCCTCCATGATCGAACGATCAGCTGAGCTACAAGAGTCTCCGTTCCAAAGATCATCACATTCTTACTCCTCTGTGATGATGCCAAGTAAATGTCAGCGGAAAACATCTTGTCCTGAGCCTAGCAAGACTGAGCACAGCAGCGACAAGACCTCGGTCAAGACAAAGAAGCCCAGCATCCACATGCCCTTTGTCCGACGCTCCTTGACCCACGTAAGGAAGCTGTCTAAGACTCGTCAGCTTAAAGTCCCGCCGAAGCTTTCCTTGGATGACAGTGTGGCGGCGGAGGTGCGGAGGGTGGCGATGCGGGAGGAGCTGCAGGTGGCCAGGCAGGCGCTACTCAACCGCCTCAGCGTCAGGATACGCGGCACTCTCCAGGTACCCCAGCGCAAGACGTCACAGTCATCGCTGACCGTCACACCGACCGTCACCTCCTCCGCCTCCTACCAGAGCTACCTCTGCTCCCTCTCCGGGCTCTCCAGGGACTCCTCCTTCTCCAGCTTCTCCTCGATGTCGCCGTCTGCCTCGCCGTCACATTCCTCAACGTCCCTGTCGTCGCCACAGTCATCGACGTCACTGTCGTCGCCACAGTCATCGACGTCACTGTCGTCGCCTTCCTCTTCGTCACTGTCGTCGCCACAGTCATCGACGTCTCTGTCGTCGTCAGCGTCGCATGGACACTTAACCTTACAAGACATCTTTATTGCCGAGCCCAAGATTGCTGAAAAATAT